AACTGCAAAGGAGTACTACTTGGATCTACAACCATTTTTGGAAACAATTGTTGAGCAGCAACAGAAAAGCTGACTTTACCTTGATCAACCAAATCAATTAAATGAGCTAAACGTTCCGGGGAAATTGCAAACTGGGTTATATTTAATCCATTTTCATTCAAATAAGATTTAACCGGACCTAAAAGCCAATTTGCTGAAGCTTTGTAGTTGGAACAATGCTTAATTAGAACATTAAAATATTCAGCAAGTTCCCTTGATTCGGTCAGAATTAACGAATCATATTCACTTAAACCCAATGAATGTTGATACCGTTTAAGAAGCACATTGGGCAAATCAGGGAGAACAATTTTAATCCCTTGAACATAATCCTGAGTAACTACAACAGGAGGCAAATCAGGTTCAGGAAAATATCTGTAGTCATTTGCCATTTCTTTACTCCTCAGAAGAAATGTTGTTCCATTGGATGCATCAAAACTTCTGGTATCTTGGCTTATTTCAATTCCTTCCTCAACTGCTTCAATTTGTCGTTTTATTTCGAACTCAATAGCCCTTTGAACGTTCCTGATGGAGTTCATATTTTTTACCTCTACCTTTCTACCGAACTTTGATTCACCTTTAAGTCTAACCGAAACGTTTGCATCACAACGCATGCTACCTTCTTCCATGTTTCCATCACAAATCGATAAATACCTAACCAACTTTCTAACTTCTGTAAGGTATTTATATGCTTCATCTGCAGAGCGAATATCCGGCTCAGAAACCATTTCCAACAAAGGCACACCTGCTCTGTTCAAATCTACCAAGGTATGGAATGGGTCAATATCATGAATGCTTTTACCGGCATCCTCCTCCATATGAATTCGAGTAATTTTAATCTCTTTTTCTTCTCCGCTATCTAATTTGATGGAAATGGCACCGCCTGTACAAATCGGAGTAGTATCTTGAGTTATTTGATACCCTTTAGGCAAATCTGCATAAAAATAATTTTTCCTCGCATAACTATTCACTTCTCGGATATTGGCACCAACCGCCAATCCTAATTTAACAGCATACTCGATAACTTTATTATTTACCATTGGCAAGGTTCCGGGATGCCCTAAGGAGATTGCACTAACCAAGGTATTAGGCATTGCTCCGTATTCAGCCGGATCG
The sequence above is drawn from the Bacteroidia bacterium genome and encodes:
- the gatB gene encoding Asp-tRNA(Asn)/Glu-tRNA(Gln) amidotransferase subunit GatB; this translates as MSVYEKYEAVIGLEVHIQLLTSSKAYSNDPAEYGAMPNTLVSAISLGHPGTLPMVNNKVIEYAVKLGLAVGANIREVNSYARKNYFYADLPKGYQITQDTTPICTGGAISIKLDSGEEKEIKITRIHMEEDAGKSIHDIDPFHTLVDLNRAGVPLLEMVSEPDIRSADEAYKYLTEVRKLVRYLSICDGNMEEGSMRCDANVSVRLKGESKFGRKVEVKNMNSIRNVQRAIEFEIKRQIEAVEEGIEISQDTRSFDASNGTTFLLRSKEMANDYRYFPEPDLPPVVVTQDYVQGIKIVLPDLPNVLLKRYQHSLGLSEYDSLILTESRELAEYFNVLIKHCSNYKASANWLLGPVKSYLNENGLNITQFAISPERLAHLIDLVDQGKVSFSVAAQQLFPKMVVDPSSTPLQLAESLNLLQDSSSENLMEFVIAAVDKYPEKVAEYKSGKVGLIGLFMGEVMKQSKGKADPKLANKLTKDYLDSL